A region of Triplophysa dalaica isolate WHDGS20190420 chromosome 18, ASM1584641v1, whole genome shotgun sequence DNA encodes the following proteins:
- the wasa gene encoding actin nucleation-promoting factor WASL, with amino-acid sequence MKRGNKKGQEITGSSLLSPLENEKLEDLLGRRCQSLSSAVVQLLMALPSDPICWTPQQSGVVCFVKDSPLRSFFIRLYDLKAEKLVWEQEIYNQLMYQRAKPFFHTFPGDDCQVGLNFADVTEAECFFSVVEEKISQRNCRFEKHQRKGSDSRDRGSFPPLPPPNGFGTPTTPTMTPTVPINVPNRIAPTKSKKEKKEKEKKKKKGPKFIKGDIGAPSGFTHVTHLGMGGNTMDPDLKKLLSCAGISDADLDDSETSQLIYDVIERSGGMEAVKKEVNQQETTHPPGHQGHRGSLPQVPAGFSTAPHPSQGRSLPPVPGQSSFPSSTRGSIPPTPSRGHTGNPPAVPSPQAPESRGARSATLGPLPPVPGGGRNGPLPQPPGLRSAPLPPPPKGRTESLPPPPGQRRESLTPVQGRKSVPQVADRRGSTVRPAAPSIPPMPPGVRSGPVPPPSRDSSGYLATPPEFDMSLPPPPSDFFPPPPFESFPPPSPDDFVDAPPSHPKFPPRSNQQNYTPPPPPPTSAKPSSGGAPPPPPPPPPAALPPVNFGSNTSSSGRTATPPSESSGGRGALLTQIQGGLKLKKVSANAEPPSPAPDSGEGIVGALMMVMQKRSKAIHSSDDDDEFDDEFDDEEEWD; translated from the exons ATGAAGCGAGGAAATAAGAAAGGTCAGGAGATTACAGGCAGCTCTCTGCTCAGTCCACTGGAGAATGAGAAGCTGGAGGATCTGCTGGGCAGGAGGTGTCAG TCTTTGTCTTCTGCTGTTGTGCAGCTGCTCATGGCCCTGCCGAGCGACCCGATCTGCTGGACCCCACAGCAATCTGGAGTGGTTTGTTTCGTGAAGGACAGCCCTCTGCGCTCATTTTTTATTCGCCTCTATGACCTCAAG GCAGAGAAGCTGGTCTGGGAACAGGAAATATATAATCAACTTATGTATCAAAGGGCCAAACCATTTTTTCACACTTTTCCTGGAGAT GATTGCCAAGTGGGGTTAAATTTTGCAGATGTTACTGAGGCTGAATGTTTCTTTTCTGTCGTGGAGGAAAAGATCAGCCAGAGAAACTGTCGCTTTG AGAAACATCAGAGAAAAGGATCTGATTCTAGAG ATCGTGGATCATTCCCACCACTTCCTCCACCTAATG GCTTTGGCACACCTACCACACCTACCATGACTCCAACGGTGCCTATCAATGTCCCAAACCGAATCGCTCCTACCAAatcaaaaaaagagaagaaagaaaaggaaaagaaaaagaagaaaggaCCTAAATTTATTAAGGGGGATATTGGAGCACCCAGTGGTTTCAC GCATGTTACTCACCTTGGCATGGGTGGCAACACCATGGACCCAGACCTGAAGAAACTTCTATCCTGCGCTGGGATCAGCGACGCAGATTTGGACGATTCTGAAACCTCTCAACTTATCTATGATGTCATTGAACGCTCAGGTGGAATGGAGGCTGTTAAAAAAGAAGTGAACCAGCAGg AGACCACTCACCCTCCAGGACACCAAGGTCATCGAGGTTCTCTCCCCCAAGTGCCTGCTGGGTTCTCCACTGCCCCCCATCCCTCTCAAGGTCGATCCCTACCACCTGTCCCAGGTCAGAGCTCTTTTCCATCGTCCACACGTGGTTCCATTCCGCCTACTCCTTCAAGAGGTCACACCGGGAATCCACCAGCAGTTCCATCACCGCAAGCCCCGGAGTCGCGGGGTGCACGGTCTGCAACGCTAGGTCCCCTACCTCCCGTTCCTGGGGGAGGCCGGAACGGGCCCTTGCCTCAGCCCCCAGGGCTGCGCAGTGCACCCTTACCCCCACCACCCAAAGGTAGGACAGAATCTCTCCCTCCACCTCCAGGCCAACGTAGAGAGTCTTTAACTCCAGTTCAAGGAAGAAAATCTGTACCTCAAGTGGCTGATAGGAGAGGTAGCACTGTGCGACCCGCTGCTCCATCTATTCCGCCGATGCCCCCGGGAGTGAGGAGCGGACCTGTACCCCCACCTTCAAGAGACAGTAGTGGATATTTGGCAACTCCACCAGAGTTTGACATGTCATTACCCCCTCCACCATCTGATTTTTTCCCTCCACCACCCTTTGAGTCGTTTCCCCCTCCTTCACCTGACGACTTTGTTGACGCACCTCCATCTCATCCCAAGTTTCCTCCAAGGAGCAATCAGCAGAATTAcactcctcctcctcctcctccaacCTCAGCCAAACCCAGTTCAGGTGGTGCACCTCCACCACCACCTCCACCTCCTCCGGCTGCCCTGCCTCCAGTGAACTTCGGAAGCAACACTTCTTCATCTGGAAGAACGGCTACGCCTCCTTCAGAATCAAGTGGTGGTAGAGGGGCTTTACTTACACAGATACAAGGAGGGCTGAAACTCAAAAAG GTATCCGCCAACGCTGAACCTCCTTCACCTGCACCGGATTCAGGAGAGGGAATAGTTGGAGCTCTCATGATGGTCATGCAAAAGCGAAGTAAAGCCATCCACTCCTCAG ATGACGACGATGAATTTGATGATGAATTTGATGACGAGGAAGAGTGGGATTAA